Proteins found in one Muntiacus reevesi chromosome 2, mMunRee1.1, whole genome shotgun sequence genomic segment:
- the LOC136159027 gene encoding LOW QUALITY PROTEIN: 40S ribosomal protein S3a-like (The sequence of the model RefSeq protein was modified relative to this genomic sequence to represent the inferred CDS: deleted 2 bases in 1 codon; substituted 1 base at 1 genomic stop codon) has protein sequence MALEVMELIVGPLVVTIVVSKNKCPTKGGKKEAMKKVFDPFFKKDWYESGWLLSKSLQAKERKKDWYDLKAPAKFNIRNIGKTLVMRTQGTKISSDGLKGWVFEVSLADLQNDEIVFRKFKLIIVDVQGKNCLTNFPGMDLTCDIMCSIVKRWQTMIEAHINVKTTNGYLIHLFCVSFTQRHNNQTQKTSXAQHQQVRQIHKKMMEIITQKVQTSDLEKVVNKVIPDTIGKDKEKA, from the exons CACCATAGTGGTCAGTAAGAATAAGTGCCCTACAAAAGGAGGCAAAAAGGAAGCCATGAAGAAAGTGTTTGACCCATTTTTTAAGAAAGACTGGTAtgagtcaggatggctgctatccaaaagtctacaagca aaagaaagaaagaaagactggtATGATCTGAAAGCACCAGCTAAGTTCAATATAAGAAATATTGGGAAAACACTGGTCATGAGAACTCAAGGCACCAAAATCTCATCTGATGGCCTCAAAGGTTGGGTTTTTGAAGTGAGTCTTGCTGATCTGCAAAATGATGAAATTGTATTTAGAAAATTCAAGTTAATTATTGTGGATGTTCAGGGCAAAAACTGCCTGACTAATTTCCCTGGCATGGATCTCACCTGTGACATAATGTGCTCCATAGTTAAAAGATGGCAGACCATGATTGAAGCTCACATTAATGTCAAGACTACCAATGGTTACTTGATTCATCTGTTCTGTGTGAGTTTTACACAGAGA CACAACAACCAGACTCAGAAGACTTCTTAGGCCCAGCACCAGCAGGTGCGCCAGATCCATAAGAAGATGATGGAAATCATTACCCAAAAGGTGCAGACAAGTGACTTAGAAAAGGTGGTCAATAAAGTGATTCCAGACACCattggaaaagacaaagaaaaggctTGA